In the genome of Paenibacillus sp. GP183, the window TCCAGTTGTAGACGGAAGCGACGACTCTTCCAAGAGGAACGCCGACAATCAGAGCGGTACTGAACCCCATAACTAGCGTCGCGATGGCACTCGCCTGCTTTTCGGGCAGAGCCAGCTTGGAGGCTACGGTCAATGCCGTGACGATGAATACTCCGGTACTGAGCGCCAGGATGATCCGTGATGCGATTAGATATTCAAATCCCTGCAAAGCTACGGCGATTCCGTTGCCGATTACAAATACGCCGATGGAATAGAGCAGCAGCTTCCGTCGCTCCAGGCGGGCCGTAACGGCCATTAGTAAAGGAGTCCCGATGGCGTATGCGAGCGAGAAAACGGTGATGAGCTGACCCGCAGCAGACACAGAGATACCGACATTCTCCGCAACCTTATCCAGAATACCTGCAATGATAAATTCCGAAGTACCGACCAGAAAACTGACGGCCGCCAGCATGTAGATTTTCCACGTGTTTGACATATTTATTTCCAGTGCTCCTCTCCACTCCATTATTTTATATATCTAGAAATATAGAAATAATGACAAAAAATTATTCCAGCAAATAAGGTGCGTACTTTTGCGCGAGTTCGCGGTTCACGCTGTAGTAGATATAAGTTCCTTCCTTTCGCAGATCGAGCAGGCCGCAATCCGTCAATTGCTTCAGGTGATGAGAAAGCGTCGAGCCGGCAACGGATTCCAGCTTGCCCCCGATATCCGAGCAGCACAGATTCCTCTCCTCGGTAAGCAGCATTGCTATTTTGAGCCTGGTTGGTTCCCCCAGCGCTTTATATACTTTGACGGCTTGCCGTACTTCCGCGTTATCTTCGCCCATTGTACCTCACCTCTGCCAGTGTCGTTATTTCTAGAAGTATCGAAATAATAACATACCTTGCCGCTAATGTAAACAGGGTCACAATATAATATGGACCCTCATATGGAAGAAGCGATGGAAAGCATGGATGAAAAAAACACAAAACTCCAACCCCTTGTGGACCTGGAGTTCTGTGCTTCTGCACGTAATGCACGGATATTATAATGGCAGGTCGCGTTTGCGAAACGTAGCTATGGCAAGTCCGAACGAAACGAATCCGATGGCAGCGAGAACGATGGAGGTTGCAACCAAATCCACATTACCGTTAATAATTTCGCCTGGCCTATACATAGAGAATATGGAGATATTTCTCATCCATTCGATCTTTACGCTGAGTTTGCCAAGCAAATCCAAACTGAAGAACCCGAACGTAATGAATCCGGAAATGCCAAGCGCCTTCTTCTCATCATTGGAAAGAGAGGACACCAGGAAAGAGATGCCGCCCACCGCAAAGAAGAGCAAGAACGCCGAGATATTCATCTTAATGAATTTGGTTGTATCAAACTCAAAATCGCCCAGAAACCATGCCTTACCGAGAAATCCGGCGATTGTCGTGACGGCCATGATCAAGAAAAGTCCTGTCGTCAAAACGCTTGCTTGCGTGAAAGCGACTTTTCCCCTCGTTGTCGGGGTGGATAATAAATAGGCCATGGAACCTTGATCCACCAATTTGGCCATCAGCTGAGTTGATAACTGGACGCATACGATAGCAAGGATAAGCACCAGAATCAATCCGTAAAATTCCCCCGATATGAATGCCTCGGCACTGCCAAAGCCGTTAAGGCCGAAGGCTCTCCCCACTCCTTCCGGCATGGCCCGGACCAGCTCATCGAGTGCTATCGTGTTTTTGGCCATGCTGGGATACAACCAAAACATGAGAAGGATATAAAACGCAGACCCGAATGCATAGTTTACGAAACCCTTCATGTACACTTTCAACATCTGCTTATACAAGGTGGCATTCATTTCATCGTCTCCTTCCGATCATAGTAATTCATGAATATATCCTCCAGGTTTTGGGTAAAAATATCGATATTGCGCACCCTGTACTTGGCCGTTTCTTCCACAAATTTATCGTAATTGCCCTGGACGGCAACCCTCACCCGATCCCCTTCATGCGATTCAATAAGCAAACCGGAATCCTGGAATGATTTCGCCTCGGCTTGGTTTTCGAAGGTCACCTCGAACAGCTTCCGCTGCATGGACTGCAGTTCGTGGATATCCTTGACGGTAATGATGACGCCATCCTTGATGATTGCAGCCCGGTCGCAGGTTCTCTCGATTTCCGGAAAGTTGTGCGAGGACATCAGGAACGTTTTCCCTCGGGTCTTCTCTTCCAGCACGATCTCGATAAATACCTTCTGCATGAGCGGATCAAGGCCTGATGTCGGTTCATCCAATATGATCACATCGGGGTCATGCATAAAAGCGGCTACAATCCCTACCTTTTGCTTCATACCTTTGGACATTTTTCGGATGGGCGTATGGACGTCGAATTGCAGACGGTCGATTAAGCGGGTGCGCTTGGGCAGGTCCTTCACACCCTGCATGTCAGCCATGAAATCCAGAAACGTCTTACCCGTCATTCCTTCGATAAAAGATATTTCTCCAGGCAGGTACCCGACGTAGGATTGAACTTTCCCTTGCTCCTTCCAGGTATCCAGCCCGTTAATCGTCACATATCCTTTGTCCGGCTTCATGAAGCCCATGATATGCCTGATCGTCGTAGATTTGCCTGCTCCGTTGGGTCCCAAAAAGCCGAAAACCTCGCCTTTCTCCACAGAAAACGATACATCGAATATTCCTTTCCCGTTTGAAAATCTTTTCGTCAAATGCTGAACGGTTAACATACAGGCACCTCCAAGAATTTAAAATATGAAATATTGTTGATTCCATATTTCATATGTGATAATATACCCGACTGGCAGTTTCGTCAATATATTTATGAAATATGCTGTCTTTATTATTTTATAAATTATATAATAAAATCTATGAAGTTAGGGTGAATGGGATGAATGGTTTTGAGAAAAGAGCCGATTTGATCAAAAAGAAAATCATGAAAACCACACTGGACATGCTGCGGACATCGGATCCCAAGAGGATTCGGATTGCTGATATTTCCAGGATGGCTAATGTTTCGCAGGTCACGATCTATAATTACTTCGGAAGCAAGGAGGCACTGCTCCGCGAAGTGTTCAAGAACTACATGGACAAGGCCGTCCGCGATTTCGAACAATATATGAACGAAGGCCATTCGTTAAAGGAAAAGATCGAGCATATCCTCTTTCTGGAGAAAGAATCCTATAAGGACTTCCCTCCCGGTCTTATCAAACAACTTTTGATCGAAGATTATGAGCTGACAGCTTATATCGAAAAGCAATACAAGGAGACAACGATCCCTCTGACCATTCGGATCATTGAGGAAGGGAAAGCCAGCGGCGAGATTGCGCAAGAAGTTTCCATTGAGCACGTCCTGGCTTTTATTCAGCTGTATATGAATCAGTATGAAGCGCTGCTGGAAATGGCCAAACAAAGTGCGGATACGGAAAAATTCCTCGAAGGAATGGTTCATATATTCTTTTACGGCGTATGCGGAAAACCTTAATCCGCCCACACCACAAATAAAACAATCCACCGAGCATTAGTTGTTCGGTGGATTGTTTTATTTTGCTGCCTTCCGAGAACAATCTTTTCCGCTTTTCGGCAGGTGAAAACCATAGCAAATCCGTCAATGTGTCATCCCAGCGGTTCATCCTCCTCCGGATGCCGGGCACGGCGGATAAAAAAGGCCAGCACCAACGCCACGAAGGTAATGAGCGTTGCCACGACAAAAGCATCATTGATCCCATTGATAGTGGATTCCGTCATCGCGGAGCCGTATAACTGGCCGATGACGATTTGTGTACCCGTCTCGGGGGATCCTCCTGACATCGCCGCAATCCCATTTCCCAATTGTGAAACTTCGCTTAGGATAAACGGATTCGATGTCGTGACCGCATTCGAAATATTTCCCATGTGGAAATTGGCGCGATTCGACATGACCGAAACCAGCAAAGCGGTTCCGAGTGAACCGGCTACCTGCCGCATTGTATTGGATGTAGCCGTACCGTGTGCCGTAAGCCGCCTCGGCAGCTGATTCATCCCTTCCGTCATGACCGGCATCATAAGAAATGACATCCCGAACATGCGCATGCAGTAGAGCAGCATGACATGGGCATAGGATGTATCTCCGGTTAACCTGCTGAATTCCCAGGTTGTGATGGTCGTAATCACGAGGCCGATGACGGCAAGCAGACGCGCACCAATTCGGTCGAAGATCCTTCCCGCAATCGGCTGCATGATGCCCATGAGCACTGCGCCGGGAAGCAGCAGAAGCCCGGATTGGAGCGGCGTGAAGCCGCGAATGTTCTGCAGGTAAATCGGCAGCAAAATCATCGCTGCAAACAAAGCCATATTAATGATGGAGCCGACGATGGTGGTCAGGGTGAATATATCGTAGCCAAACACCCTCAAATTGAGCATCGGTTCCTTCACCGTCAATTCTCTCCATACAAAGAGGATTAAAGAGATTACGCCAATTGCCAAGGTTACGAGCACACCCCCGCTTGACCATCCCCATGAGCCCGCTTCGCTAAAGGCGTAAAGCAATCCTCCAAAACCAATCGTCGAGAATAAAAAGCCCCAGAAATCAAAAGAGACCTTGGAAAGCTTGGTCACATTCTGGAGCAGCAAAAACGCCAGCACAATATCGATAATGCTTATAGGCAGAACGAGATAGAACAATATTCGCCAGGTATAGGTTTGCACAATCCAGCCTGAAAGCGTCGGTCCAATGGCTGGGGCAAAAATGAGCACGATGCCCATCATGGCCATAGCCATACCTCTCTTCTCTGTCGGGAAGACGGTCAGAATGATCGTCATCATCAGCGGCATAATGATGCCTGCTCCGGTGGCCTGGACGACTCTGCCGATCATCATAACCGAAAAGCTGGGTGCCAATGCGCAAATCACCGCGCCAATGGTGAACAGCACCATGGCGATGATAAACATCCGCCTTGAACCGAATCGCTCAATCAGGAAAGCTGTGATCGGAATCATGACACCGTTAACCAGCATGTAACCGGTAACCAGCCACTGTACTACATTCGCTGAAACGTTGAAATCGATCATGATATGCGGGATTGCTACATTGATCAACGTTTGGTTGAGGATAGCGATAAAGGCACCCAGCATGATCACGGTCATGAGCTGGCCCATTTTGATGTCTCCCGGCTTTGCAGCTTTAGCACGCGTGAGGGTCCCACTGCCCTCCGCAAGCTCATCGGCCATTTCCATAAGCGAATCCGATGGCTTGGGCAGAGGGGAATAACTACCATCAGCAGCGGCTGCAGCCTTTCTTTGTCCGCTTCGTATCATAAGCCAATTAGCCAGAAACACTAGGAGCAAACTTCCGACGGTGTAACCCAAGATGTAACGGTTCATCTGTCGCTGCCCCTTACCTATGAATCCGAATGGTCGCGCTCATACCAGGCACCAGGCTCAATCCGCGATAACCGTCCAAGGACACAACAATAGGGATCACTTGGGTCACTTTGGTGTAATTTCCTGTTGCATTGGATGACGGCATCAATGAGAATATACTGGCTGCAGCCAGTCCGATGCGGTCCACCTTGCCGCTAAGGGCAGTTCCGCTAAAAGCATCGACATAAACATCGACGGCTTGCCCTATTTTGACTGCATTGAAATCCGTTTCCTGAATGTTGGCCGATACCCACAGCCGATCGAGATCATAGGCATAGGCTAGCGGGACGCCAGGCGCAACATTCATATTAACCACTGCGTTTTGCTGCACAATGGTTGCCGGTTGAGGCATCGTAATATCCACGCCGCCGGTCGCTGATACCACTCTCCC includes:
- a CDS encoding metalloregulator ArsR/SmtB family transcription factor, whose protein sequence is MGEDNAEVRQAVKVYKALGEPTRLKIAMLLTEERNLCCSDIGGKLESVAGSTLSHHLKQLTDCGLLDLRKEGTYIYYSVNRELAQKYAPYLLE
- a CDS encoding ABC transporter permease subunit, encoding MNATLYKQMLKVYMKGFVNYAFGSAFYILLMFWLYPSMAKNTIALDELVRAMPEGVGRAFGLNGFGSAEAFISGEFYGLILVLILAIVCVQLSTQLMAKLVDQGSMAYLLSTPTTRGKVAFTQASVLTTGLFLIMAVTTIAGFLGKAWFLGDFEFDTTKFIKMNISAFLLFFAVGGISFLVSSLSNDEKKALGISGFITFGFFSLDLLGKLSVKIEWMRNISIFSMYRPGEIINGNVDLVATSIVLAAIGFVSFGLAIATFRKRDLPL
- a CDS encoding ABC transporter ATP-binding protein, which codes for MLTVQHLTKRFSNGKGIFDVSFSVEKGEVFGFLGPNGAGKSTTIRHIMGFMKPDKGYVTINGLDTWKEQGKVQSYVGYLPGEISFIEGMTGKTFLDFMADMQGVKDLPKRTRLIDRLQFDVHTPIRKMSKGMKQKVGIVAAFMHDPDVIILDEPTSGLDPLMQKVFIEIVLEEKTRGKTFLMSSHNFPEIERTCDRAAIIKDGVIITVKDIHELQSMQRKLFEVTFENQAEAKSFQDSGLLIESHEGDRVRVAVQGNYDKFVEETAKYRVRNIDIFTQNLEDIFMNYYDRKETMK
- a CDS encoding TetR/AcrR family transcriptional regulator, translated to MNGFEKRADLIKKKIMKTTLDMLRTSDPKRIRIADISRMANVSQVTIYNYFGSKEALLREVFKNYMDKAVRDFEQYMNEGHSLKEKIEHILFLEKESYKDFPPGLIKQLLIEDYELTAYIEKQYKETTIPLTIRIIEEGKASGEIAQEVSIEHVLAFIQLYMNQYEALLEMAKQSADTEKFLEGMVHIFFYGVCGKP
- a CDS encoding DHA2 family efflux MFS transporter permease subunit, which produces MGQLMTVIMLGAFIAILNQTLINVAIPHIMIDFNVSANVVQWLVTGYMLVNGVMIPITAFLIERFGSRRMFIIAMVLFTIGAVICALAPSFSVMMIGRVVQATGAGIIMPLMMTIILTVFPTEKRGMAMAMMGIVLIFAPAIGPTLSGWIVQTYTWRILFYLVLPISIIDIVLAFLLLQNVTKLSKVSFDFWGFLFSTIGFGGLLYAFSEAGSWGWSSGGVLVTLAIGVISLILFVWRELTVKEPMLNLRVFGYDIFTLTTIVGSIINMALFAAMILLPIYLQNIRGFTPLQSGLLLLPGAVLMGIMQPIAGRIFDRIGARLLAVIGLVITTITTWEFSRLTGDTSYAHVMLLYCMRMFGMSFLMMPVMTEGMNQLPRRLTAHGTATSNTMRQVAGSLGTALLVSVMSNRANFHMGNISNAVTTSNPFILSEVSQLGNGIAAMSGGSPETGTQIVIGQLYGSAMTESTINGINDAFVVATLITFVALVLAFFIRRARHPEEDEPLG
- a CDS encoding efflux RND transporter periplasmic adaptor subunit, with the translated sequence MKSGTRLVLLNVVLLIILVGGAIVGYYYYNRSVTYLSTNNARVDGQQIMISSMVPGRLSAWTADAGKKFAMSDVLGRVVSATGGVDITMPQPATIVQQNAVVNMNVAPGVPLAYAYDLDRLWVSANIQETDFNAVKIGQAVDVYVDAFSGTALSGKVDRIGLAAASIFSLMPSSNATGNYTKVTQVIPIVVSLDGYRGLSLVPGMSATIRIHR